In a genomic window of Melanotaenia boesemani isolate fMelBoe1 chromosome 1, fMelBoe1.pri, whole genome shotgun sequence:
- the LOC121642274 gene encoding high choriolytic enzyme 1-like produces the protein MSPSASLLLLLLLGLSQAKFLPDDQSHQQEENEEDEADNKAVLLKDVDMTTKILTTNNGTNILLMEGDIVAPKTRNAIKCWSNSCFWRKDSYGNVVVPYVVSDEYSDYEKPTIENAMRGFGQTCVTFVPRTDEYDYVSIESLQGCYSELGRKGGMQQVSINRDGCMYSGIIQHELNHALGFQHEQTRSDRDNYVIINWGNIIPDDAYNFDKQDTNNQNTPYDYGSIMHYGRTAFAIAYGVDTITPIPNPNVQIGQRQALSYWDVQRINLLYQC, from the coding sequence ATGTCTCCCTCTGCCAGCCTGCTGCTCCTGCTCCTGCTTGGCCTCTCACAGGCTAAGTTTCTACCAGATGATCAATCTCACCAGCAGGAAGAAAACGAAGAAGATGAAGCAGACAATAAAGCTGTTTTGCTTAAAGATGTTGACATGACCACTAAGATTCTGACAACTAACAACGGCACCAACATACTCTTGATGGAAGGAGACATTGTGGCCCCCAAAACTAGAAATGCCATTAAATGCTGGTCCAACAGCTGCTTTTGGAGGAAAGACTCATACGGCAACGTGGTGGTCCCCTACGTTGTGAGCGATGAGTATTCTGACTACGAGAAGCCGACGATTGAGAACGCTATGAGAGGCTTTGGTCAAACCTGCGTCACCTTTGTCCCCCGCACTGACGAGTATGATTACGTCAGCATTGAGAGTTTACAGGGATGCTACTCTGAACTGGGCAGAAAGGGAGGCATGCAGCAGGTCTCTATTAACAGGGATGGCTGTATGTACAGTGGAATCATCCAGCACGAGCTCAACCATGCTCTGGGCTTCCAGCACGAGCAGACCAGGAGCGACCGAGACAACTACGTCATAATAAACTGGGGTAACATAATCCCAGACGATGCTTACAACTTtgacaaacaagacacaaacaACCAGAACACTCCATACGATTATGGCTCCATCATGCACTATGGAAGAACAGCCTTCGCCATTGCGTACGGAGTGGACACCATCACACCCATCCCCAACCCCAACGTCCAGATTGGCCAAAGACAGGCTTTGTCCTACTGGGACGTCCAAAGGATCAATTTGCTGTACCAATGCTGA